A window of Selenomonas ruminantium subsp. lactilytica TAM6421 contains these coding sequences:
- a CDS encoding aspartate carbamoyltransferase catalytic subunit has translation MEKNNVSLRGKNVLGLEDFSPEEIRLVLETAKEMKNIIHRDIKKVPTLRGKSIVTLFYEPSTRTRTSFELAGKYLGADVVNITAGSSSIVKGESLRDTLYTIEAMGVDAIVMRHKAEGAAEYASRVVSPVILNAGDGAHAHPSQGLLNLFTIQEHKGHLEGLKVAIIGDVLHSRVARSDIYGMRKMGMEVHIAGPKTLLPRFLYEEPGIVVHERIEDAIANADVIEVLRIQLERMKGGLFPTTREYARIFGLNDTRLKLAKDDVLILHPGPMNKGWEISPFTAYGQNSAIQEEVQNGVAVRMALFTLVLTGGKQA, from the coding sequence TTGGAGAAAAACAATGTATCCCTGCGGGGAAAGAATGTTTTGGGCCTGGAAGATTTCAGCCCGGAAGAAATTCGCTTGGTGCTCGAAACCGCCAAGGAAATGAAGAACATCATTCATCGGGATATCAAGAAGGTTCCCACCCTGCGCGGCAAATCCATTGTCACCCTGTTCTACGAACCCAGCACCCGTACCCGTACTTCCTTCGAGCTGGCGGGCAAATACCTCGGGGCTGATGTGGTCAACATCACGGCAGGTTCCAGCAGCATTGTCAAAGGCGAAAGCCTCAGAGATACCCTCTACACCATCGAGGCCATGGGGGTAGATGCCATCGTTATGCGCCATAAGGCAGAGGGCGCAGCTGAATACGCTTCCCGCGTAGTCAGCCCCGTAATCCTCAACGCCGGTGACGGCGCTCATGCTCATCCGTCCCAGGGTCTCCTGAACCTCTTCACGATCCAGGAACATAAGGGTCATCTGGAGGGACTGAAGGTAGCTATTATCGGCGACGTGCTCCACAGCCGTGTGGCCCGTTCCGATATCTACGGCATGCGTAAGATGGGCATGGAAGTGCATATCGCCGGGCCCAAGACACTGTTGCCCCGCTTCCTCTATGAAGAACCGGGCATCGTGGTGCATGAGCGCATTGAAGACGCCATCGCCAATGCTGATGTCATCGAAGTGCTGCGCATCCAGCTGGAGCGCATGAAGGGCGGTCTGTTCCCGACGACCAGAGAATATGCCCGCATCTTCGGCCTCAACGACACGCGCCTGAAATTGGCCAAGGATGATGTACTGATCCTGCATCCGGGCCCCATGAACAAGGGCTGGGAAATCTCGCCCTTCACGGCTTACGGCCAGAATTCGGCCATTCAGGAAGAAGTACAGAACGGCGTAGCCGTGCGCATGGCGCTCTTTACCTTGGTGCTGACGGGAGGAAAACAGGCATGA